A DNA window from Salvelinus sp. IW2-2015 linkage group LG4q.1:29, ASM291031v2, whole genome shotgun sequence contains the following coding sequences:
- the LOC111962731 gene encoding tropomyosin, producing MERIMMRTENELTMRNLRNLNQELQAQVKELKHKVYLAQQRATLCTRVADEATDARGEAEKHRALAEARAHSLRQDRELTEADRSQLSEDLLKLKKQHQDAQLLLAQTEKNYFETRLKLDRISGEKQALLEENRCLEGDRDALRHKLRQVMDENTKVNEKEVSSRRRALVAEEQSEKASQAKQEANQERRLVEKERQERTAECFNWREKHQALADIFKAQEDLKSQRQSKACQATIKSFFLCVTESDQRVKILKNQDGTPRNFTEGDPIFISTPEPGAEDADRSSSRSMFRVSAPRVGKDLGPSXFGDLSPGMGGEHEAGHPRRSRKTVEYFWIPTDEE from the exons ATGGAGCGGATTATGATGCGGACAGAGAATGAACTCACCATGAGGAACCTGAGAAACCTTAACCAGGAGCTCCAGGCCCAGGTCAAAGAG CTGAAGCACAAGGTGTATCTGGCCCAGCAGAGGGCGACGTTGTGCACCCGAGTGGCGGATGAGGCGACCGATGCGCGGGGCGAGGCAGAGAAGCACAGGGCCCTTGCAGAGGCCCGGGCCCACAGCCTCAGGCAGGACAGAGAACTGACAGAGGCAGACAGGAGCCAACTGAGCGAGGACCTGCTGAAGCTAAAAAAACAG CACCAAGACGCTCAGCTTCTTCTGGCACAAACGGAGAAGAACTATTTTGAGACAAGGCTGAAGCTAGACAGGATATCAGGAGAGAAACAGGCTCTGCTGGAAGAGAACAGATGTCTGGAGGGGGACAGGGATGCTCTGAGGCACAAACTCAGACAAGTGATGGATGAGAACACAAAAGTCAACGAAAA gGAGGTGAGTTCGAGGCGCAGGGCGTTGGTAGCGGAGGAGCAGAGTGAGAAGGCCAGCCAGGCGAAGCAGGAAGCTAACCAGGAGAGGCGGCtggtggagaaggagaggcaggagCGCACGGCCGAGTGTTTCAACTGGAGGGAGAAACATCAGGCTCTGGCAGACATCTTCAAAGCCCAGGAGGACCTCAAGTCTCAGAGGCAGAGCAAAGCA TGTCAAGCTACTATCAAAAGCTTTTTCCTCTGCGTGACGGAAAGTGACCAGAGGGTGAAGATTCTGAAGAATCAAGATGGCACTCCCAGGAACTTCACA gaagGGGATCCAATCTTCATCTCCACACCAGAGCCTGGGGCTGAGGATGCTGACAGGAGCTCATCCAG GAGCATGTTCAGAGTATCTGCCCCGCGAGTGGGGAAGGACCTGGGTCCATCTCWCTTTGGTGATCTGTCTCCCGGCATGGGAGGGGAGCACGAGGCCGGGCATCCACGGAGAAGCAGGAAAACTGTGGAATATTTCTGGATCCCAACAGATGAGGAATGA
- the eif4g2b gene encoding eukaryotic translation initiation factor 4 gamma 2b produces the protein MQQEWLQQSKIKENASSGGGGVRGAPQHNPKTVGNSEFLGKPPGHSAPKWVPSRSTRRDANSSNEKERHDAIFRKVRGILNKLTPEKFDKLCLELLNVGVDTKLVLKAIILLIVDKALEEPKYSSLYAQLCLRLAEDAPNFDGPSSEIQTSQKQSTTFRRLLISKLQDEFENRSRNVEIYDKHDNPLTSEEEEQRAIAKIKMLGNIKFISELGKLDLIHESILHKCIKTLLEKKKRVQLKDMGEDVECLCQIMRTVGPRLDHDKAKSLMDQYFGRMLSLMNNKELPARIRFLLQDTVELRDNNWVPRKAFIDNGPKTINQIRQEAVKDLGVFIPATMAQGMKMDFFLEGPFMPNRMKMETLGGLADMFGQMPGGGIGTGPGVIQDRFSPTMGRHRSNPLYNGNGHNSHNTAPQPQSQFEMGANKPFIKSNQVQNLHFQNQPVQSNKDMPPRFSKKGQLNLDEISLRPAQSFLLNKNQVPKLQPQMPTMIPPSTNTPPMGQSPQLGLKSNPLPIQEKPLKSSKKPPPAREELLKITETVVTEYLNGKHIDEAVNGIREMKAPKHFLAELLGKVIVVSLDRSDDDKEHASTLIHTLRTEGLITGENFMQAFLNVLDQCPKIEVDVPLVKSYLAQFAARAVISELVSVAELAQPLENGTHFPLFLLCLQQTARLKDKEWLTDLFQQSKVNMQKMLPEIDQNKDRMLEILEGKGLSFLFPLLKLEKDLLLQIKADPSPQAIYKWIKDNISPKLHTDKGFVNILMTSFLQYISGELCCVEVVEEEEEEEGSGGEEQVAGPSKEQLDQEKQLLLSFKPVMQKFLHDQPQLQVSALYALQVHCNASHFPKGMLLRYYVHFYDMEIIEEEAFLAWKEDITQEFPGKGKALFQVNQWLTWLETAEEEESEEEAD, from the exons ATGCAacaagaatggcttcaacaaAGCAAAATCAAGGAAAA TGCTTCTtcgggaggaggaggtgttaggGGTGCACCTCAGCACAATCCCAAGACTGTCGgcaacag CGAGTTCCTGGGGAAACCCCCAGGGCACAGCGCTCCGAAATGGGTTCCTTCACGAAGCACTAGACGAGATGCCAACTCCAGCAATGAAAAAGAGCGACACGATGCAATCTTCAGGAAAGTGAGGGG CATACTCAACAAGCTCACGCCTGAGAAGTTTGACAAGCTATGCCTTGAGCTACTCAACGTGGGCGTAGATACAAAACTCGTCCTTAAAGCAATCATCTTGCTG aTTGTAGACAAAGCCCTAGAAGAGCCCAAGTATAGCTCGCTCTATGCTCAGCTATGTCTGCGTTTGGCAGAGGACGCACCAAACTTTGATGGCCCTTCATCCGAAATCCAAACATCCCAAAAGCAGAGCACT ACCTTCAGAAGACTTCTAATTTCCAAGCTTCAAGATGAATTTGAAAACCGCAGCAGAAATGTTGAAA TCTATGACAAACATGACAACCCTCTTACWtctgaggaggaggagcagcgtgCCATTGCCAAGATCAAGATGCTTGGAAACATTAAATTCATCTCGGAACTTGGCAAACTCGACCTCATCCATGAATCTATCCTTCATAAGTGCATCAAAACA CTTTTGGAAAAGAAGAAGAGAGTCCAGCTCAAGGATATGGGGGAGGATGTGGAGTGTCTCTGTCAGATAATGAGAACAGTGGGCCCTAGACTCGACCATGACAAAGCTAAG TCTTTAATGGACCAGTACTTTGGCCGTATGCTATCCTTAATGAACAACAAGGAGTTGCCTGCCAGGATCCGCTTCCTGCTGCAGGACACGGTGGAGCTGCGGGACAACAACTGGGTCCCCCGCAAAGCATTCATCGATAACGGACCAAAGACCATCAACCAGATCCGCCAGGAGGCAGTGAAA GATTTGGGTGTTTTCATTCCAGCGACCATGGCCCAGGGGATGAAGATGGACTTCTTCTTGGAAGGCCCCTTCATGCCCAACCGCATGAAAATGGAGACTCTCGGGGGATTGGCTGACATGTTTGGGCAAATGCCAG GCGGTGGGATCGGGACGGGCCCRGGGGTCATTCAGGACCGGTTCTCTCCCACTATGGGACGTCATCGCTCCAATCCGCTCTACAACGGCAACGGACACAACAGCCACAACACCGCCCCCCAACCACAGTCTCAGTTCGAAATGGGTGCCAACAAGCCCTTCATCAAGTCCAACCAG GTGCAGAATCTGCATTTCCAGAACCAGCCGGTCCAGTCCAACAAGGACATGCCTCCACGCTTCAGCAAGAAGGGACAACTCAACCTAGATGAG ATCAGCCTGAGACCGGCTCAGTCTTTCCTCCTCAACAAGAACCAGGTTCCCAAATTGCAGCCCCAAATGCCCACTATGATCCCCCCCAGCACCAACACCCCTCCAATGGGACAG tCTCCACAGCTCGGCCTCAAAAGCAACCCTCTTCCCATTCAGGAGAAACCTCTGAAGAGCAGCAAGAAACCGCCGCCGGCTAGGGAAGAGCTGCTAAAAATAACG GAGACAGTTGTGACAGAGTACCTGAACGGTAAGCACATTGATGAAGCTGTTAACGGCATCAGAGAAATGAAGGCTCCCAAGCATTTTCTGGCAGAGTTGCTGGGTAAGGTCATCGTGGTGTCGCTGGACCGGTCTGACGACGACAAGGAGCACGCCAGCACCCTCATCCACACGCTACGTACCGAGGGCCTCATCACTGGGGAGAACTTCATGCAG GCTTTCCTCAACGTGCTGGACCAGTGTCCTAAGATCGAGGTGGACGTTCCCCTGGTCAAGTCGTACCTGGCCCAGTTTGCAGCACGGGCCGTTATATCTGAGCTTGTGAGCGTGGCGGAGCTGGCCCAACCACTRGAGAACGGAACCCACTTCCCCCTCTTCCTGCTCTGCCTGCAGCAGACTGCCAGACTCAAGGACAAGGAGTGGCTCACTGACCTCTTTCAACAGAGCAAGGTCAACATGCAGAAGATGCTACCCG AGATAGACCAGAACAAGGACCGCATGCTGGAGATCCTGGAGGGTAAGGGCCTGAGCTTCTTGTTCCCCCTGTTGAAGCTGGAGAAGGACCTGTTGCTGCAGATCAAGGCTGACCCCTCTCCCCAGGCCATCTACAAGTGGATCAAAGACAACATCTCCCCCAAGCTCCACACCGACAAGGGATTTGTCAACATCCTCATGACCAG TTTCCTGCAGTACATCTCAGGGGAGCTGTGTtgtgtggaggtggtggaggaggaggaggaggaggagggcagtggTGGAGAAGAGCAGGTGGCAGGGCCCTCCAAAGAACAGCTTGACCAGGAGAAGCAGCTGCTGCTGTCCTTCAAACCAGTCATGCAAAAGTTCCTACATGACCAGCCTCAGCTGCAGGTCTCCGCCCTGTACGCCCTGCAAGTGCACTGTAACGCCAGCCACTTCCCCAAAG GCATGCTGCTGCGCTACTATGTCCACTTCTACGACATGGAGATCATTGAAGAAGAAGCCTTCCTAGCATGGAAAGAAGATATTACCCAAGAATTCCCTGGAAAAGGAAAAGCTTTATTCCAG GTCAACCAGTGGCTAACCTGGTTGGAAACAGCTGAGGAAGAGGAGTCTGAAGAAGAGGCCGACTGA